CGCCGTCGCGCTCGCCGAGGGTCGCCCGCGCGAGCCGGCAGACGATCGCCACCTCCGAGAGCAGTCCCGGGGCGACGGGCGGGATCGCGCCGTGGCTCGCGTGCACGGCGCACACGCTGTCCTCGACCGAGACGAACTGCGGATGCCCCTGCTGCAGGTCGACCTCGGTGCGGCCGAGCGTCGGCAGGATGAGCGCCTCCTCGCCGGTCACCACATGCGAGCGGTTGAGCTTCGTCGACACCTGCACCGTGAGCTTCGCGCCGCGCATGGCGGCCTCGGCGACGGCGGTGTCGGAGATGGCGCCGACGAAGTTCCCGCCGAGCGCGAAGAACACGTCGATCTCGCCGTTGCGCAGTCCCCGCACCGTGCGCAGGGCGTCGGCCCCGTGGGCGCGCGGCACCGGGAAGCCGAACTCGGCCTCGAGCGCTGCGAGGAACCGTTCGGGCATCCGCTCCCAGATGCCCATCGTGCGGTCGCCCTGCACGTTGCTGTGGCCGCGGATCGGCGAGGCGCCGGCACCGGGCTTGCCGATGTTGCCGCGCAGGAGCAGCAGGTTGACGATCTCCTTGATCGTCGGCACGGCCTTCTTGTGCTGGGTGAGCCCCATCGCCCAGGTGATGATGACGCGCTCGGCGGCGAGGTACTCGGCGGCGAGGTCGTCGACCTCGTGCGAGGCGAGGCCGGTGGCCGCGAGCACGGCGGCTTCGTCGAGGTCGGCGAGGTGCGCGCGAAGCGCCTCGAGGCCGACGGTGTGCTCGGCGAGGAACGCGTGGTCGAGCACGGTGCCGGGTGCGGCGTCCTCGGCGTCGAGCACCCGCTTCGACACGGCCTGCAGCAGCGCCATGTCGCCGCCCGAGCGGATCTGCAGGAAGCGGTCGGCGATGGCCGTGCCCTTCCCGACGATGCCGCGCACCCGCTGCGGGTTCTTGTAGCGGATGAGTCCCGCCTCGGGCAGCACGTTCACCGAGACGACCCGGCCGCCGTTGCGCTTCGTCTCCTCGAGCGCGGTCAGCATGCGCGGGTGGTTGGTGCCGGGGTTCTGGCCCATCACGATGACGAGGTCTGCCTTCGCGAAGTCGTCGTACGCCACCGTCGACTTGCCGATCCCGATCGTCGCGGTCAGCGCCGTGCCCGTCGACTCGTGGCACATGTTCGAGCAGTCGGGCAGGTTGTTGGTGCCGAACGCCCGCACGAACAGCTGGTAGACGAACGCCGCCTCGTTCGAGGTGCGGCCGCTCGTGTAGAACGCCGCTCGGTCGGGGGAGTCGAGCGCGTTGAGCCGGTCGGCGATGAGGCGGAACGCGGCATCCCACGAGATCGGTTCGTAGTGATCGGATGCCGCGGGCTTGTAGACCGGCTCGGTGAGCCGTCCCTGCTGCCCCAGCCAGTACTCGTCCTGCTCGAGGAGGGAGGTGAGCGAGTGCTCGGCCCAGAACGAGGTGGGGACGGTGATCGGCGTCGCCTCCCACGTCGTCGCCTTCATGCCG
This DNA window, taken from Agromyces sp. 3263, encodes the following:
- a CDS encoding FdhF/YdeP family oxidoreductase; the encoded protein is MSEREPEPELYPDLEVHPAKQWAVGVPGILHSMEPALASMGAARTARLALAINQKNGFDCMSCAWPDPGHRNVLEFCENGMKATTWEATPITVPTSFWAEHSLTSLLEQDEYWLGQQGRLTEPVYKPAASDHYEPISWDAAFRLIADRLNALDSPDRAAFYTSGRTSNEAAFVYQLFVRAFGTNNLPDCSNMCHESTGTALTATIGIGKSTVAYDDFAKADLVIVMGQNPGTNHPRMLTALEETKRNGGRVVSVNVLPEAGLIRYKNPQRVRGIVGKGTAIADRFLQIRSGGDMALLQAVSKRVLDAEDAAPGTVLDHAFLAEHTVGLEALRAHLADLDEAAVLAATGLASHEVDDLAAEYLAAERVIITWAMGLTQHKKAVPTIKEIVNLLLLRGNIGKPGAGASPIRGHSNVQGDRTMGIWERMPERFLAALEAEFGFPVPRAHGADALRTVRGLRNGEIDVFFALGGNFVGAISDTAVAEAAMRGAKLTVQVSTKLNRSHVVTGEEALILPTLGRTEVDLQQGHPQFVSVEDSVCAVHASHGAIPPVAPGLLSEVAIVCRLARATLGERDGADVPWQDFEDDYDTIRDRISRVVPGFESFNEDVRRKDGFVLPNGPRDERRFDTASGRALLTVNALEHLDRPPGRLILQTLRAHDQFNTTIYSLNDRYRGIRKGRDVVFVNPDDLAELGLADGQRVDVHSEWRGQADRVLPNQRIVAYPTARGCAAAYYPEANVLVPLESAAEESNTPVSKAVIVRLVPHAAS